Proteins co-encoded in one Nicotiana sylvestris chromosome 7, ASM39365v2, whole genome shotgun sequence genomic window:
- the LOC138873437 gene encoding uncharacterized protein codes for MVEEEKSEDREKTDQEQHKLVKFGKRTILKGRLLRDLEEEGMSHQYGEGGALVSFYDKELGEILGVPAEGYNDYKKLKWPNLENFPTSLAITKKFVDNKLELEAKDVYKKSGAKDAEVERLKKRLAEVETDRDALRAELAKDKEKNKGILHDTLKLLQAKNQELGPSQP; via the exons ATGGTGGAGGAAGAAAAAAGTGAAGATAGAGAAAAAACTGATCAAGAACAGCACAAACTGGTTAAGTTTGGGAAAAGAACTATCTTGAAGGGTAGACTCCTTAGGGACTTGGAGGAGGAAGGCATG AGTCACCAGTATGGTGAAGGGGGGGCGTTAGTGAGCTTCTATGACAAGGAACTGGGAGAGATTTTAGGTGTACCTGCTGAAGGGTACAATGATTACAAGAAGCTCAAATGGCCAAATCTAGAGAACTTTCCTACCTCTCTTGCCATTACAAAAAAGTTTGTTGATAATAAGTTAGAGCTAGAAGCCAAGGATGTATACAAAA AGAGTGGGGCTAAGGATGCTGAAGTTGAAAGGCTGAAGAAGAGGTTGGCAGAAGTAGAAACTGATAGAGATGCTCTTAGGGCTGAGCTTGCAAAGGACAAAGAGAAGAATAAAGGTATTCTTCATGATACATTGAAACTACTTCAAGCCAAGAACCAAGAACTTGGTCCTTCCCAGCCTTAA
- the LOC138873436 gene encoding uncharacterized protein yields MKNIQEPPKPPSPKRTVNVISGGGDINGISYTTANKISRVTITQGKRVRHVLEEDNITFNDADVDGVLTPHNDALVISLIVHDTNVKRVLVDLGSSVNIILLRVLREMQAED; encoded by the coding sequence atgaagaacatacaggagcctccaaaaccaccgtctcccaaaagaactgttaaCGTTATAAGTGGTGGTGGAGACATCAATGGTATATCATATACTACGGCTAACAAAATTTCCAGAGTAACAATTACTCAAGGAAAACGGGTGCGGcatgttttagaggaagacaATATTACATTTAATGATGCAGATGTAGATGGCGTACTaacccctcataacgatgcactggtaatatctttaattgtacatgatactaatgtgaaacgagttttggttGATCTAGGTAGTTCCGtcaacattattttgctaagagtattacgtgagatgcaagctgaagattgA